One part of the Ziziphus jujuba cultivar Dongzao chromosome 2, ASM3175591v1 genome encodes these proteins:
- the LOC112491719 gene encoding uncharacterized protein LOC112491719 isoform X2 yields MGSEEDDNRNKRQRRVEGATRKHRSGKKDKSRDKESCIGTPNAIPLTRRNQRISRKINMTKWHFFLGVIDHLLGTMLKSSFSPFEFSGVLVEN; encoded by the exons ATGGGAAGCGAAGAAG ATGATAATAGAAACAAGAGGCAGAGAAGGGTAGAAGGCGCGACTAGGAAACACAGGAGTGGTAAGAAAGACAAGTCAAGGGACAAGGAAAGCTGCATAGGCACTCCAAACGCCATTCCCTTAACG AGAAGAAATCAAAGGATAAGCAGAAAGATAAACATGACAAAG TGGCACTTCTTTCTAGGGGTCATAGATCACCTTCTTGGGACTATGTTGAAGAGTTCTTTCTCTCCCTTCGAGTTCTCTGGG GTTTTAGTAGAAAACTGA
- the LOC107417821 gene encoding uncharacterized protein At2g29880-like, which produces MGDSQRKGKTAYNIWTSQESNMLLELMVDAANRGWRDNNGVFSKLTVESKILPKLNEALGCNKNYTQYQGRLKWFKTYYQTFSQLMRFNFGFGWDAATQRFTATDEIWDNYFKSHPNQKHLRTDTFADFEDLKIAVGNGTAIGKNSIGLGDDTDARIYGQDESTHGRIDDYVYDEINEVYVPTQLDPSCQAPSLGHNEPSMSEFDPNLEVPMENVVQRKRTRNEYEGNTRSFDQNATRVYLLEKLSHGLDSIGKIATEIWGMYNLMEKREKATSEKEKKNDIWNVIKETPNLDNIGRYKALALIQKMGVKDAFLKMLPEERSEWISFNME; this is translated from the exons ATGGGAGATTCACAACGAAAAGGCAAAACTGCATATAACATATGGACCTCACAAGAGAGTAATATGTTGTTAGAACTGATGGTTGATGCTGCTAATCGTGGATGGCGTGATAATAATGGTGTATTTAGCAAACTAACTGTGGAAAGTAAGATACTTCCTAAGCTAAATGAAgcacttggatgtaataaaaattatactcaATATCAGGGTCGCTTGAAATGGTTTAAAACGTATTATCAAACATTTTCTCAACTCATGCGTTTCAACTTTGGTTTTGGATGGGATGCAGCCACACAAAGATTCACTGCCACAGATGAAATATGGGATAATTACTTTAAG tcTCATCCAAACCAGAAACACCTTCGAACAGACACTTTTGCTGACTTTGAGGATTTAAAAATTGCTGTTGGAAATGGAACTGCCATTGGAAAAAACTCTATTGGATTGGGAGACGATACAGATGCAAGAATTTATGGACAAGATGAAAGTACACATGGTAGGATAGATGACTATGTATATGATGAGATTAACGAGGTATATGTTCCAACTCAACTCGATCCATCATGCCAAGCACCTTCACTCGGACATAATGAACCATCAATGTCAGAGTTCGATCCAAATTTAGAAGTTCCCATGGAAAATGTTGTTCAAAGAAAGCGAACTAGAAATGAATATGAAGGGAATACTCGTTCATTTGATCAGAATGCCACTCGAGTTTATCTTCTAGAAAAACTTTCTCATGGTTTGGACTCGATTGGAAAAATTGCCACTGAAATTTGGGGTATGTATAATCTAATGGAGAAAAGGGAAAAGGCAACTAgtgaaaaggagaaaaagaatgatatttggaatgTTATTAAGGAAACTCCAAATTTAGATAACATTGGTCGCTATAAAGCACTTGCATTGATTCAGAAAATGGGAGTTAAAGATGCATTCTTGAAGATGTTACCTGAAGAGCGCTCAGAATGGATATCATTTAATATGGAATGA
- the LOC125422509 gene encoding putative disease resistance RPP13-like protein 1 — MAELIAGAFFTASFERFFNMIISGEVLKFVSGRKLDDGMLKKFKTMLLSVKALLNDAEKKQISDPDVRQWLDELKDTMYHAEDLAYEIETEALRCKIEGGQSGSRIFQVFNFSSRFNIKNLEDRIVEIFHTLEGIVNQKDLFGLITSEVVRQNRSSSSSPQLLPVEEESEIYGREQDKAVIIRLLLSDDHDDVVGGDNKISVIPIVGMGGIGKTTLAQLVYNDVNVIKKFNLKAWVTVSTEFDVFTLTKTIFELITKQKDCGIKHPEQLQYELKNVIQGKKFLFVLDDVWNEDYNLWDNLRSQFAFGASGSRIIVTTRSKIIGSMMGGIIPNLELGTISDEDSWQLFAKYAFQKIIDRSALQEFEEIGKKIVGKCNGLPLAIKSLGGLLCSKNHIHEWEEILNSDTWKLKQCNILPALWLSYNYLPAHLKWCFAYCSIFPKDFKIEKERLILLWMAEDLLQPQQNMTLEEIGEKYFNDLASRSFFHHHKYGYFTMHDLVNDLATFVSREFCLRLDDDCPKVLTEKTRHLSYMTFKSHDTKRLTEYLSKNKVLRTLLFEYLMPEQFSANLEQYLKGMRCLRVLSLSARTIVVNTRADSNLIPITTALDLIGNLKFLRYLNLSSTDIKELSDTICTLYNLQTFLLRGCKNLYRLSRSIGKLKHLRRLDLLVCCNLKEIPDALCDLYNLRTLNLSHCISLSSLPTNMSRLVNLHYLNFSDTEVTEMPPQMCKLKHLQCLTPAFLVDKNGGCNIRELGNLQDLRGSLAIKNLENIVNVGDVREVKLKDSRYITKVELEWCGETDDSEKAREVLDGLQPHTNVQRLRITNYQGTSFPSWVGHQSFSHIVSLSLSRCRNCYLLPPLGQLPSLKNLDICGFEMVERIGDEFYYSCGSNSSSGSSSMINAPVLVPFKSLESLRLSGFSELREWKEWSLTMGGDVGGGEGTGAFPELKMLSLKDCPKINGDCLHCNLPSSTTLVIWCGCQQLMASLPSHQLPWLGHLRLDNCSDVVSFPPQGGLPSNIHTIHIFACVNLESLTKQGWPSNLKLLCINHCKNLFLDVDSFPEEGQLPATLTGLKLQWLPNLKSLNGKALRDLVCLERLIINYCDQLQCLPEERLPDSLSRLKITSSRRSCLTDRCKRDTGEDWPKIAHIPRINISNGRGGVSIDSDEEYFSFDDKY; from the exons ATGGCTGAATTGATTGCTGGAGCTTTTTTCACCGCTTCTTTTGAGCGGTTCTTTAATATGATTATTTCTGGGGAGGTCCTCAAGTTTGTTAGTGGAAGGAAACTCGATGATGGGATGCTCAAGAAGTTCAAGACCATGTTGCTGTCTGTTAAGGCATTGCTGAATGATGCTGAGAAGAAGCAAATATCCGACCCAGATGTGAGGCAGTGGCTGGATGAGCTCAAAGACACCATGTACCATGCAGAGGACTTGGCTTATGAGATCGAGACTGAAGCTTTGCGATGCAAGATTGAAGGTGGTCAGTCTGGAAGCCGCATATTCCAGGTATTTAACTTCTCATCTAGATTCAATATTAAGAATCTTGAAGATAGGATAGTGGAGATCTTTCACACACTAGAAGGCATTGTGAACCAAAAAGATCTCTTTGGTTTGATTACCTCAGAAGTTGTTCGTCAGAATagatcttcatcatcttctccaCAACTACTACCTGTGGAAGAAGAATCTGAAATTTATGGCAGAGAACAAGACAAAGCTGTCATCATTAGGCTGCTACTGTCTGATGATCATGATGATGTGGTAGGTGGTGATAATAAGATATCTGTAATTCCCATTGTGGGCATGGGCGGTATTGGCAAGACCACTCTTGCTCAACTTGTTTATAATGATGTCAATGTGATTAAAAAGTTTAACCTCAAAGCTTGGGTTACAGTGTCAACTGAATTTGATGTTTTCACATTGACCAAAACAATTTTCGAACTGATCACTAAACAAAAGGATTGCGGCATCAAGCATCCAGAGCAACTTCAATATGAATTGAAGAATGTCATACAAGGGAAGAAGTTTCTCTTTGTTCTAGACGATGTTTGGAATGAAGATTATAACCTTTGGGATAACTTAAGGAGTCAATTTGCATTTGGAGCATCAGGGAGTAGAATCATTGTGACAACACGCTCTAAAATCATTGGATCTATGATGGGTGGAATCATTCCAAATCTTGAGCTTGGAACAATATCAGATGAAGATAGTTGGCAATTATTTGCAAAATATgcattccaaaaaataatagatcGAAGTGCACTTCAAGAGTTTGAAGAAATCGGTAAAAAAATTGTTGGAAAATGCAATGGCCTTCCTTTAGCTATTAAATCGCTCGGTGGTCTTTTGTGCTCCAAAAACCATATCCATGAATGGGAAGAGATACTAAACAGCGACACATGGAAGTTGAAGCAGTGTAACATTCTTCCTGCTCTTTGGTTGAGCTACAACTACTTGCCTGCACATCTTAAATGGTGTTTTGCTTATTGTTCGATTTTTCCTAAagatttcaaaattgaaaaggaaagattAATTTTGTTATGGATGGCAGAAGATCTTTTACAaccccaacaaaatatgacgcTAGAAGAAATTGGAGAGAAGTACTTTAATGATCTTGCATCAAGGTCATTCTTTCATCACCataaatatggttattttaCCATGCATGACCTTGTGAACGATTTGGCTACCTTTGTTTCTAGAGAATTTTGTTTAAGGTTGGATGATGATTGCCCAAAAGTTTTAACAGAGAAGACTCGTCATTTGTCTTACATGACATTTAAGAGCCATGATACCAAGAGGCTAACGgaatatttatccaaaaataaggTGTTGCGCACTTTATTGTTTGAATATCTAATGCCCGAACAATTTTCGGCAAATCTTGAACAATATTTGAAAGGGATGCGATGTCTAAGAGTGCTTTCTCTATCTGCTAGAACTATTGTCGTTAATACAAGGGCAGACTCTAATTTGATTCCTATTACGACAGCACTTGATTTGATTGGCAATTTGAAGTTTTTAAGGTATTTAAATCTATCTAGTACTGATATTAAAGAATTATCGGATACAATTTGTACTCTTTACAATTTGCAGACTTTCCTTTTACGGGGATGTAAAAATCTTTATAGGTTGTCTCGTTCAATCGGTAAGTTGAAGCACCTAAGACGTTTGGACTTGCTTGTGTGTTGTAACCTTAAAGAGATACCCGACGCGTTGTGTGATTTGTACAATCTGCGTACTCTGAATTTGAGTCATTGTATTTCTCTTTCTAGTCTGCCAACCAATATGTCCAGATTGGTCAACCTACACTATCTGAACTTTTCTGATACAGAGGTGACAGAGATGCCACCGCAAATGTGCAAATTGAAACATTTGCAATGTTTAACACCTGCCTTTCTTGTAGACAAAAATGGTGGGTGTAATATTAGAGAGTTGGGTAATCTTCAAGATCTGCGTGGTTCTCTTGCGATCAAAAATCTTGAAAATATAGTGAATGTTGGAGATGTTAGGGAGGTCAAATTGAAAGATAGTAGGTATATTACAAAGGTTGAATTAGAGTGGTGTGGTGAAACAGATGATTCAGAGAAAGCACGAGAGGTACTTGACGGGCTTCAACCTCACACAAATGTCCAAAGGCTAAGGATTACGAATTACCAAGGTACAAGCTTTCCGAGTTGGGTAGGACATCAGTCATTCAGTCACATAGTATCTCTGTCTCTATCTCGATGTAGAAATTGTTATTTGCTGCCACCGCTTGGACAGCTACCTTCCCTGAAAAATCTTGACATTTGTGGATTTGAAATGGTGGAAAGAATAGgtgatgaattttattattcctGCGGCAGCAACAGTAGTAGCGGTTCTTCTTCCATGATTAATGCACCAGTACTAGTACCATTCAAGTCCTTGGAATCTTTACGCCTTTCTGGTTTCAGTGAATTAAGAGAATGGAAGGAGTGGTCATTAACGATGGGAGGTGACGTTGGAGGAGGTGAAGGTACTGGAGCTTTCCCAGAACTCAAAATGCTTAGTTTAAAAGACTGTCCGAAGATAAATGGGGACTGCTTACATTGTAATCTTCCATCCTCCACAACTCTTGTAATCTGGTGCGGATGCCAACAACTGATGGCTTCACTCCCCAGTCATCAACTTCCATGGCTGGGTCATTTGCGGCTAGACAATTGTTCGGACGTGGTGTCATTTCCACCACAAGGTGGATTGCCCTCCAATATCCATACAATTCATATTTTTGCATGTGTTAATCTGGAGTCACTTACAAAACAGGGATggccttcaaatttaaaattgctTTGTATTAATCACTGTAAAAACCTGTTTTTGGACGTGGATTCATTTCCGGAGGAAGGGCAACTTCCCGCAACTCTCACTGGTCTTAAGCTTCAATGGCTTCCAAATCTTAAATCATTAAATGGAAAGGCTCTTCGAGACCTGGTCTGCCTTGAAAGACTCATCATTAATTATTGCGATCAGCTGCAGTGCTTGCCAGAAGAAAGGCTGCCCGATTCTCTTTCTCGGTTGAAAATCACAAGCTCCCGTAGAAGTTGTCTAACCGACAGGTGCAAGAGAGATACAGGGGAAGATTGGCCAAAAATTGCACATATCCCTCGCATCAACATTTCGAACG GCCGCGGAGGGGTATCTATAGATTCGGATGAAGAGTACTTTTCATTCGATGATAAGTACTAG
- the LOC107417859 gene encoding pentatricopeptide repeat-containing protein At3g24000, mitochondrial, whose amino-acid sequence MRGKPNHSQFRNESISSLHFFNIQISNREGAELATHCKLLSLSKCSLPKPIACFSIFYRLNHLNPQLVSAPCPEKVADFGVRFILNHPNSEISSFPRKGFSEITKEINGRALHGLCVKGILPFSVFYSNTLVSMYPRFDRIEQARHVFDDVSERNEASWNTMMSGYVRVGMYPEAIGFFREVCGHGVKPSGFLISSMITACDKSGCKFSEGVQVHGFVVKIGLLSDVFVGTSLLHFYGTYGHASDAQKLFEEMPDRNVVTWTSLIVGYTDNGELGKSIDTYKRMRYENIFCNENTIAAVISVCGMLSDQFLGLQVLGHVIKSGFETNVSVLNSLIAMYGSCGSVDEACYVFDNMVERDTISWNSIITANAQNGLCENSLRYFYWMRHVHKEVNSTTLSTLLTVCSSADNLNRGRGIQGLVVKLGLESNVYVGNTLLNMYSMAGRCRDAESVFQRMAEKDLVSWNSMVACYGQNEECQNALDLFSEMLRMRKLMNYVTITSALSACSSPEFLHEGRMLHAISILAGLQGNLVVGNALVTMYGKSGIMTEAKKVSQTMPKRDEVTWNALIGSHAENEQPNEAIKAFNMMREEGIPENYITMVNVLGGCLTPDGLRKHGMPIHGHIVVMGFEFDKYVQSSLITMYANCGDLSSGNSIFYVLANKNSITWNAIIAAYAHNGYAEEALKMILKMRNTGIDLDQFSFSVALSVSGDLAVLEEGQQLHCLAVKLGFESDHYVTNAAMSMYGKCGEMDDVLRILPAPINRSRLTWNIMISSFSRHGSFQKARETFHEMLNWGQKPDHVTFVSLLSACSHGGLVDEGLEYYTSMTATFGVPPATEHCVCIIDLLGRSGRLSEAEKFIKEMPVPPSDLVWRSLLASCKIHCNLELGRTAVENLVKLDPSDDSAYVLYSNICATTGRWEDVENVRSQMGSNNIKKQPACSWVKLKGQISKFGMGEKSHPQTPQIYSKLAELMKMIREAGYVADTSYALHDTDEEQKEHNLWNHSERIALAFGLINTPQGSPIRIFKNLRVCGDCHSVYKFVSGTVGRKIILRDPYRFHHFSDGKCSCADFW is encoded by the coding sequence ATGCGCGGGAAACCCAACCACAGCCAGTTCAGAAACGAATCCATAAGCTCATTGCACTTCTTCAATATCCAAATCTCCAACAGAGAAGGTGCAGAGCTGGCTACGCACTGCAAACTACTCTCACTCTCCAAATGCTCTCTTCCAAAACCCATTGCTTGTTTTTCCATCTTCTACCGCTTAAACCACCTAAATCCTCAACTTGTCTCTGCTCCATGCCCGGAAAAAGTCGCAGACTTTGGTGTCCGGTTCATTTTAAACCACCCCAACTCCGAAATCTCGAGCTTTCCTCGAAAGGGGTTCTCAGAAATCACCAAAGAAATCAATGGCAGAGCATTACATGGACTATGCGTAAAGGGTATTTTGCCTTTCAGTGTATTTTATTCGAATACTTTAGTAAGTATGTATCCCAGGTTTGACCGTATAGAACAAGCACGGCACGTGTTCGATGATGTGTCCGAAAGAAATGAAGCTTCTTGGAATACGATGATGTCGGGATATGTCCGAGTGGGTATGTACCCTGAAGCAATTGGATTTTTTAGAGAGGTTTGTGGCCATGGCGTCAAGCCAAGTGGGTTTCTGATTTCTAGTATGATAACAGCATGTGATAAGTCTGGTTGTAAGTTTAGTGAAGGAGTTCAAGTTCATGGGTTCGTTGTTAAAATTGGTTTGTTAAGTGATGTTTTCGTGGGTACTTCTTTGTTGCATTTCTATGGCACCTATGGGCATGCCTCTGATGCCCAGAAGCTTTTTGAAGAGATGCCTGACCGGAACGTTGTCACTTGGACATCTTTAATAGTTGGGTATACAGATAATGGAGAATTAGGGAAATCTATCGATACTTATAAGCGTATGaggtatgaaaatatattttgcaaTGAGAATACAATTGCTGCAGTTATCAGTGTTTGTGGGATGCTTAGTGACCAATTTTTGGGTCTTCAAGTTCTTGGGCATGTTATAAAGTCTGGATTTGAGACTAATGTTTCTGTGTTAAACTCCCTTATAGCCATGTATGGTAGCTGTGGTAGTGTGGACGAGGCCTGCTATGTATTTGATAACATGGTTGAACGTGACACTATCTCATGGAATTCAATTATTACTGCAAACGCACAGAATGGGCTTTGTGAAAATTCTTTAAGATATTTCTATTGGATGAGGCATGTCCATAAAGAAGTGAATTCTACTACACTTTCAACATTGTTAACGGTGTGCAGTTCTGCAGACAATTTAAACCGGGGAAGAGGAATTCAAGGACTTGTAGTAAAACTGGGTTTGGAATCAAATGTATATGTGGGAAATACTCTCCTGAATATGTATTCAATGGCAGGTAGATGTAGAGATGCAGAGTCCGTTTTCCAGAGAATGGCAGAGAAGGATTTAGTCTCATGGAACTCCATGGTAGCATGCTATGGTCAGAATGAGGAATGCCAAAATGCCTTGGACCTTTTCTCTGAAATGCTTCGGATGAGAAAGTTAATGAACTATGTAACTATCACAAGTGCATTGTCTGCTTGTTCTAGCCCTGAATTTCTCCATGAAGGCAGGATGCTTCATGCTATTTCTATCCTCGCAGGGTTACAGGGCAATTTGGTCGTTGGTAATGCATTAGTCACCATGTATGGAAAGTCTGGTATAATGACTGAAGCGAAGAAGGTATCACAAACGATGCCAAAGCGAGATGAAGTAACTTGGAATGCTCTTATCGGAAGCCATGCTGAGAATGAGCAACCAAATGAGGCAATAAAAGCTTTTAATATGATGAGAGAAGAAGGTATACCAGAAAACTACATCACAATGGTTAATGTTCTTGGTGGTTGCTTGACTCCTGATGGTCTACGGAAACATGGGATGCCCATCCACGGACATATAGTTGTGATGGGATTTGAATTTGATAAGTATGTGCAGAGTTCTCTTATAACAATGTATGCCAATTGTGGTGATTTAAGTTCAGGCAATTCCATCTTTTATGTATTAGCTAACAAAAATTCCATCACATGGAATGCTATCATTGCTGCATATGCTCATAATGGCTATGCTGAAGAagctttaaaaatgattttgaagATGAGAAATACTGGGATAGATTTAGATCAGTTTAGCTTCTCTGTGGCACTTTCGGTGAGTGGTGACTTGGCTGTATTAGAGGAAGGTCAACAATTACATTGTTTGGCAGTTAAACTTGGTTTTGAATCAGACCATTATGTTACAAATGCAGCAATGAGTATGTATGGAAAGTGTGGCGAAATGGATGATGTTTTAAGAATACTTCCCGCACCAATTAACAGGTCAAGATTAACATGGAACATAATGATATCATCTTTTTCTAGACATGGGAGTTTCCAGAAGGCTAGGGAGACATTTCATGAAATGCTAAACTGGGGACAGAAACCTGACCATGTCACCTTTGTCTCACTTCTATCTGCATGTAGTCATGGGGGTCTGGTGGACGAAGGTCTTGAATATTACACTTCAATGACTGCAACTTTTGGTGTTCCACCTGCAACAGAGCATTGTGTGTGCATAATTGATCTTCTTGGACGATCAGGAAGGCTTTCTGAGgctgaaaaatttattaaagaaatGCCGGTTCCTCCTAGTGATCTTGTCTGGAGGAGCTTGCTAGCATCATGTAAAATCCATTGCAATTTAGAGCTAGGGAGAACAGCTGTAGAAAATCTTGTTAAATTGGACCCTTCAGATGATTCCGCTTATGTTCTTTATTCAAATATCTGTGCAACTACTGGGAGATGGGAAGACGTAGAGAATGTAAGGAGTCAAATGGGATCGAACAACATAAAGAAGCAGCCTGCTTGCAGTTGGGTTAAGTTGAAAGGCCAGATAAGTAAATTTGGGATGGGTGAAAAATCTCATCCTCAGACTCCACAGATTTACAGCAAGTTGGCTGAGCTTATGAAGATGATTCGAGAAGCAGGCTATGTTGCTGATACAAGCTATGCACTGCATGATACAGATGAAGAACAGAAGGAACATAATCTTTGGAACCATAGTG
- the LOC132800626 gene encoding uncharacterized protein LOC132800626 gives MVKPKSTVPSKIREHTRFYPYFKDCIGAIDGTYIPATVKGRDVSSYRNRHGKILQNVLAACNFDLEFIYVLSGWEGSTHDSKLLHDALSRRNRLKVPQESNDESPSLLLTQETEENNFEELVES, from the exons ATGGTTAAACCAAAATCTACAGTGCCAAGTAAAATAAGAGAACATACAAGATTTTACCCTTACTTCAAG gatTGTATTGGAGCTATTGATGGCACATATATACCAGCAACAGTAAAGGGTCGTGATGTAAGTAGCTATCGTAATCGCCAtggaaaaattttacaaaatgtaTTAGCAGCTTGTAACTTTGATTTGGAGTTCATATACGTGCTTAGTGGATGGGAGGGTTCGACTCATGATTCAAAATTACTACATGATGCTTTATCAAGGAGGAATAGACTTAAAGTGCCAcaag AGTCAAATGATGAATCTCCATCATTGTTATTAACACAAGAaactgaagaaaataattttgaagagcTGGTTGAAAGTTAA
- the LOC112491719 gene encoding style cell-cycle inhibitor 1-B-like isoform X1, giving the protein MGSEEDDNRNKRQRRVEGATRKHRSGKKDKSRDKESCIGTPNAIPLTRRNQRISRKINMTKWHFFLGVIDHLLGTMLKSSFSPFEFSGKYNFLELSNDDYFLKNNEFSTWLKEEKDVFFF; this is encoded by the exons ATGGGAAGCGAAGAAG ATGATAATAGAAACAAGAGGCAGAGAAGGGTAGAAGGCGCGACTAGGAAACACAGGAGTGGTAAGAAAGACAAGTCAAGGGACAAGGAAAGCTGCATAGGCACTCCAAACGCCATTCCCTTAACG AGAAGAAATCAAAGGATAAGCAGAAAGATAAACATGACAAAG TGGCACTTCTTTCTAGGGGTCATAGATCACCTTCTTGGGACTATGTTGAAGAGTTCTTTCTCTCCCTTCGAGTTCTCTGGG AAATACAACTTCCTAGAGCTGTCCAACGATGACTATTTCTTAAAGAACAATGAATTTTCTACATGGctgaaggaagaaaaagatgtGTTTTTTTTCTGA